The following proteins come from a genomic window of Populus alba chromosome 12, ASM523922v2, whole genome shotgun sequence:
- the LOC118042496 gene encoding protein ROOT HAIR DEFECTIVE 3 homolog 2, producing MKMEQGMQLVDGNGKFNVDGLKDFMTATEFAQSGLSYAIVAIIGSQSSGKSTLMNQTFHTNFEEMDAYNGRGQTTKGIWIAKCSDIDPFTIAMDFEGTDSNQRGEDDTAFEKQSTLFALAIADVVLINMWYKDIGLENAASRPLLKIVFQVMKRLFKPRKKTLLFVLRDHSKTPLEHLKTALLEDIEKIWAAVAEPETLSSAPLREFFNVEITALPHYEFQEEKFKEQVAQLRQRFVHSIYPGGLVGDREEVEPASGFPLRAEEIWKIIKDNRDLDLPAVKVMVATVRCEEIAGEKLKCFTTDEDWLKMKEDVQDCPVSGFGGAVSSILETYLSEYDREVVYFDQEVRNAKRQLLLSNALMVVRDAYDKMLFYLYSNTFDRFKTSLKQSLNEGKEYVAAIHFCSQSFMREFDRGCEDAAIQQSEWNGSKFREKLICDMLSEMIAKYEKQITHALAKRVESLLESGERDTWASIRNLFECNTEAAVSEFSDAAVSFNLNSSEIDTKSQHLREHARNVFEMKAREATDAERVTKRMMDRFSQVLGDYENSMSWYNWTEEKNLDEVERNALSASLRILSIMAAMRFDEMPDQIEMVLYSSLMDRTVPDPSLPNTFMGASDTWEEVSPKATTLLKPEDCKSLWMNFIEKTKPMMTGARSRQDGRSRTRRYGGAGVAAAAAVAVAGPAAGIAIFLRSMRR from the exons ATGAAAATGGAGCAAGGCATGCAGCTGGTTGATGGAAATGGCAAGTTCAACGTGGATGGACTCAAAGACTTCATGACAGCCACCGAGTTCGCTCAGTCCGGTCTCTCCTATGCTATTGTTGCCATCATTGGCTCACAGAGTAGCG GGAAAAGCACCCTAATGAATCAGACCTTCCATACCAATTTCGAGGAGATGGACGCATACAATGGaag AGGTCAAACAACCAAGGGCATTTGGATTGCAAAGTGTAGTGATATTGACCCTTTCACGATTGCCATGGATTTCGAGGGAACCGACAGCAATCAAAGAGGCGAG GATGATACAGCGTTTGAGAAACAAAGCACCCTATTTGCCTTGGCAATCGCTGACGTTGTTTTGATAAACAT GTGGTACAAAGACATTGGTCTGGAAAATGCAGCCAGCAGACcccttttaaaaatagttttccaG GTCATGAAGCGTTTATTCAAGCCCCGCAAAAAAACACTACTGTTTGTTCTACGTGATCACTCAAAG ACTCCACTTGAACATTTAAAGACTGCTCTCTTAGAAGATATTGAGAAG ATTTGGGCTGCAGTTGCTGAGCCTGAGACTCTCAGCAGCGCTCCTCTCAGAGagttttttaat GTGGAGATCACTGCTTTGCCTCACTATGAATTCCAGGAGGAGAAATTTAAAGAGCAG GTTGCTCAACTGAGGCAGCGGTTTGTCCATTCCATTTATCCAGGAGGTCTTGTAGGTGACAGGGAGGAAGTTGAACCTGCTTCAGGATTTCCTCTTCGTGCAGAAGAGatttggaaaataataaaagacaaCAGGGATTTAGATCTTCCTGCTGTCAAG GTCATGGTTGCCACAGTTCGATGTGAAGAGATTGCTGGTGAGAAGCTCAAATGCTTTACAACCGACGAG GATTGGTTGAAAATGAAGGAAGATGTTCAAGATTGTCCAGTATCAGGGTTTGGAGGAGCTGTCAGTTCTATTTTGGAAACCTATCTTTCAGA ATATGACAGGGAGGTGGTCTATTTTGATCAAGAAGTACGAAATGCAAAACGGCAACTGTTGCTGTCAAATGCATTGATG GTGGTACGCGATGCCTATGATAAGATGCTGTTTTATTTGTATTCGAACACATTTGATAGGTTTAAAACTAGCCTGAAACAGTCACTGAATGAAGGAAAAGAATATGTTGCTGCTATTCATTTCTGTTCCCAATCGTTCATGCGCGAGTTTGATCGAGGATGTGAAG ATGCTGCCATTCAACAGAGTGAGTGGAATGGTTCAAAATTCCGCGAAAAACTTATTTGTGATATGTTGTCAGAAATGATCGCAAAGTACGAG AAACAAATAACGCATGCGCTTGCCAAAAGAGTAGAATCCTTATTGGAATCTGGTGAAAGAGATACATGGGCATCAATAAGAAATCTTTTTGAGTGCAACACTGAGGCTGCTGTATCAGAGTTTTCAGATGCTGCTGTTAGTTTCAATTTGAACAGTTCTGAAATCGACACTAAATCGCAACATTTGAGGGAGCATGCCAGAAATGTATTTGAGATGAAGGCAAGAGAAGCAACAGATGCAGAGAGAGTTACGAAGCGCATGATGGATAG GTTTTCACAGGTCCTCGGTGATTATGAAAACTCAATGTCATGGTATAATTGGACTGAGGAAAAAAACCTTGATGAAGTTGAAAGGAACGCGCTCTCAGCG TCTTTGAGAATACTATCAATCATGGCGGCCATGCGCTTCGATGAAATGCCTGATCAGATTGAGATGGTACTTTATTCCTCTCTTATGGATAGAACTGTTCCTGATCCATCTTTGCCAAATACGTTCATGGGAGCCTCAGACACATGGGAAGAG GTTTCTCCAAAAGCTACCACTCTACTTAAACCAGAGGACTGCAAATCATTGTGGATGAATTTCATAGAAAAGACAAAGCCTATGATGACCGGAGCTAGATCGCGCCAG GATGGTCGCAGTAGAACTCGAAGGTATGGTGGTGCtggtgttgctgctgctgctgctgttgcggTGGCGGGGCCTGCTGCAGGGATTGCGATCTTCTTGAGATCGATGAGGCGGTGA